CGAATTTGATGAACAAGAGAGACTTCTACGAGTTGGCAGAGTATGTTCCTGAAGATGAGATAGACCCTGAAATTGGCGAGAAGATGGATGCCATCGTGCGTGTTTCTGAAGACGCCAATCCCATAGCCAGCGAATTTTAACCTCTTTACTGAAAAGATTAACGCCATGACCACCATCACCGAAGCCCACGTCGAGCAAGCTGCTCTCGACTGGCTGTCTGAAATTGGCTGGAACACGGCGCGCGGCGCAGACATCGGCCCCGATGCGGCTGTCCCTCTGCGCGACCGCTTTAGCGATGTCGTACTGGACACACATTTGCGGGACGGCCTCTCGCGCTTAAACCCGGAACTGCCCGCCGACGCGCTGGACGACGCATTCCGCAGGCTGACGCGACCGCAAGGCTCCACTGCCGAGGCGCGCAACCGCGCCTTTCACCGCATGCTGGTGGACGGCGTGGGTGTGGAATACAGGGACGATAGCGGCTGGCTGCGTGGCATGCAGGCGCAGGTCATCGACTTCGACAATCCCCTCTCGAACCGCTTCTTCGCCGTCAACCAGTTCACCGTCATAGAGCACCAAAACCGCCGCCGTCTCGACATCGCGCTGTTCGTCAACGGCCTGCCGCTCGGCATCATCGAATTAAAGAACCCTGCCGATGAAGACGCGACCGTCTGGACGGCGTTCAACCAACTGCAAACCTACAAGTCCGAACTGCCCACGCTACTTGGGTTCAACGAACTGCTGATAGCATCCGACGGCTTACAGGCGTGCATGGTAACGCTCACCGCCGGGCGCGAATGGTTCAAGCCGTGGCGCACCATATCCGGTGAAGGCCTGGAGGATACCGGAAGACCCGAACTTCAGGTGATGCTGCACGGCGTCTGCGCCCCCGACAACCTGCTCGCGCTCATCCGCGACTTCATCGTCTTCGAGGACGACGGCGCGCCGGTGAAGAAGATGGCGGGATACCATCAGTTCCACGCGGTGCGAGTCGCCGTCCAAGAGACGCTGCGCGCGACCGAGCGACAAAGGCTGGTTGCCGAAGAACGCGAACGCTATATGACACAGCGCAGGCAAGGCGGAGCGGTGGGTGACAAGCGCATCGGCGTAATATGGCACACGCAGGGTTCGGGCAAAAGCCTGACGATGGCATTCTACGCGGGAGCGATAGTGCGCGAGCCTACGATGGAGAACCCGACAATCGTCGTTCTCACTGACCGCAACGACCTCGACGATCAACTCTTCGGCACATTTTCGCGCTGCTCGGAACTGCTGCGCCAGCCGCCCACGCAAGCCGCAAGTCGCGCGGACCTGAGGCGCAAACTCTCGGTGGCATCCGGCGGCGTTGTCTTCACCACCATCCAGAAGTTCTTCCCTGAAGGGAGGGGCGATACGCATCCCACGCTGTCGGATCGACGCAACATCGTGGTCATAGCCGACGAGGCACACCGCAGCCAGTACGACTTCATAGACGGCTTCGCCCGACACATGCGCGATGCCTTGCCCAACGCTTCGTTCGTGGGTTTCACTGGAACGCCCATCGAGTTGGAGAACGCCAACACCCGCGCGGTCTTCGGCGAGTGCATCAGCATTTACGACATACGGCAGTCGGTAGATGACGGCGCCACCGTGCCGATATACTACGAAAGCCGCTTGGCGAAACTCTCCCTTGATGATGACGAACGCCCCACAATAGACGAAGACTTCGAGGAAGCTACCGAGGGCGAGGAGATCGAGCGCAAGGAGCGGCTCAAGACCAAATGGGCGCAGATGGAGGCGCTGGTCGGCTCCGAGAAAAGGCTTGAACTGATTGCACAGGACATAATCGAGCATTTCGAGCAACGCCTTGAAGCGCTTGATGGCAAGGCGATGGTCGTTTGCATGAGCCGGCGCATCTGCGTGGAACTCTACCGCGAACTCACGCGGCTGCGCCCAGGATGGCATCACGATGACGACGATAAGGGCAGCATCAAGGTCGTGATGACCGGCGCGGCGTCTGACCCACCCAACTGGCAGCCTCACATCCGCAACAAGCGACGACGGGAAGCGCTCGGCAAACGTTTTCGTGATGCGGATGATCCGCTGCGTATCGCGCTGGTGCGCGACATGTGGCTAACTGGCTTCGACGCGCCCAGTCTGCACACGATGTATCTGGACAAGCCCATGAGCGGGCATAATCTGATGCAGGCGATAGCGCGCGTCAATCGCGTGTTCAAGGACAAACCCGGCGGACTGGTCGTCGACTATCTTGGCGTAGCAAACGAGCTGAAGCGCGCCATCGACGAATACACTGATAGCGAAGGACAAGGACGTCCGACTCTGAATCAAAGTGACGCAGTCGCGGTAATGCTGGAGAAGTACGAAATCTGTTGTGACATGTTCCATGGATTCAACCGCTCGAACTGGATGCTGGGAACGCAGGAGCGCATGCTGCTCATTCCGGCGGCGCAAGAGCATATACTCGCTCAGAGGAACGGCAAAGCGCGTTTCGTCGCCGCAGTCAGAAACCTGTCAAGTGCCTTCGCACTAGCTGTGCCTCACGAAGAGGCGCTTGCGATAAGAGACGATCTCGCCTTCTTCCAAAGTGTGCGCTCCGCACTGATGAAGCGCGTCGCCGGAGAAAGTCGCTCGGACGAAGAGTTAGATAACGCCGTGCGTCAGATAGTCTCACGTGCCGTGTCCTCGGACGAAGTGATTGACATATTCGCGGCCGCGGGATTGAATAACCCGGACATATCGGTTCTCTCAGATGAGTTCCTTGCGGAAGTGCGTGATATGCCCCATCGCAACCTCGCCGTAGAGTTGCTGCAAAAGCTGATAAAGGGCGAACTGTCCATCCGACAGCGCAAGAATGTGGTGCAGGCACGCTCGTTTGCCGAAATGTTGGAGGAGACTCTGCGCCGCTACGAGAACAGGGCGATTGAAGCGGCGCAGGTCATCGAAGAGCTGATACAGATGGCGCAGGAAATCCGCGCGGCGAGTGAGCGGGGCGAGAAGCTCGGTCTAACCGATGACGAGTTGGCGTTCTACGATGCCTTGGAGACTAACGATAGCGCCGTGCAAGTGTTGGGCGACGAGACATTGCGAGAAATCGCCCGCGAACTCGTGGAGACTGTTCGCCGCAATGTAACCATCGACTGGACGTTACGCGAGGACGCACGTGCGCGGCTGCGCGTCTTGGTTCGCCGACTGCTGCGGAGATACGGTTACCCGCCCGATAAGCAGAAAAAGGCGACCGAGACTGTGTTGGAACAGGCCGAACTTGTGTCGGAGGAGTGGGTGTCATCGCCCGAGTGGCGGCAAGTAAAGTAGTTGTGCCGCTGCGACGATTACACCGTCTCTACCACTTCTTCAGCAGCTGCTACAGGCTATATACGCCGCCCAACCTGTACTCTACCCCGTACCTTTCCGCAAGCCACGGGGTCGAGCATCGGCAGCGATGTTGAAGTCCCTTCCAGCAGCTCTATCGCCACATCCGACATCGCGTAATTCCTCAAATACGACCTCCTGCCGATGTCGCCCCGGCGATGAGCCTTCACCTCTTTGAAAATTTCGCTCTGACTATCCTTGCGAATTGTTGGCTGGCAACTGACGACGACTCCAACGTTTTCATAGATGAACGGCAATTTGTCGAGGTGCCTTCGGGTTTCATATCTTTGCCGGGACAAATTGCTCTGACTGACAGTATCAATACTCCTAACGCCAGTCCCAAGAGATGCCTGACTTGCGACACATTCCAGTCCATCAAGAATGTCGAGTCCGCCACGGAATTTACAGCAGTTGTAATGACCGCAGTGGCGAGTGCTGTCGCGTAACTGCTATCAGTTCAAACGTCTCTGCGCATTGACAAACCGCACAAGTGTTCGCTAGTATTATCCGACATTACCATCGTAGAGAGACATCGACGGAGGCGATATGAGGATAGCCTGCGTGCTCATCACACATCTGAGAGCCAAGGCGGAACTGCGAAGACGCGCACACCTGAGAGACAGCCCGATAGCCGTAGTGGACAGGACAAGTGGGAAGCCCCTGGTAGTTGATAGCTCCGCAGGGGCCTCCGCAAGGGCGGGGATGACTCTGGAACAAGCCATGTCCTGCCACAACGGTCTCATTATACTCGATGCGGACGAGCCGTACTACCGGCGCGCGTTCGAGGATGTCATCGAGGCGCTGCTTCAGGTCAGCGACCGCGTGGAACCTGCAGAACTTGGCACGGCATATGCTCGCATCGATGGGCTGGAGCTGCTGTACGGCGGCAAAGGGAATGTTGCGGCTGCGCTGCTTGACGCCGTTCCCGGCTGGCTGAATGCGCGTGTCGGAGTGGGCGGATCGAAGTTCACTGCGTACATCGCGGCGAGAAGCGCCGATGTGCGTAGCGTCGCCGATTGTCCTATGGACGAAGCCAGGTTCCTCGCTCCACTCCCCATCGAGCTTTTGCCGCTGTCCGACGACCTGAAGAGGTTGCTGCACAAGTTTGGAATCCACTCGATGGGACAGGCGGCTTCCCTTTCTAGCGATGTGCTGGTCGATCGCTTCGGACGAGAGGGCACTCTCGCGTGGGAGTTGTGCAACGGCATCGACGGGCGTCCGGTAGTTCCGCTCAAGGCAGCGACATCAATCACGGAGTACACTTCCCTGCCGTTCTCATCGACCTCCATCGAGCTGCTGCTTGCAACTACGGACATCCTGCTGCAGCGAGCGTACTCCAGGCCGCACCTTCAACGTAGGCTCGCCGGTTCGATGACACTCGTCTCGACAGCGCTAGACGGCGCTCCCTGGATGCAATCCGTTAAGTTCAAGGAGCCTGTGGGCGAGTGGCAGAGCGCGTCACGGCTGCTAAGAGATCGCATCGAAGCCCAGCCTCCGAACGCTCCCGTCGAAGATCTGACTCTGACCGTGGGAGACATCAGTGCCGAGTCCGGCAGGCAGCTCGGACTGCTGGAGGACGCCAGGGACAGAAGGTTTGAACGGATCATCGACATAGACAGAAAGCTCCGTGCAAGAATGCAGAACGTTCCCGCATTACACAGAATCGTCGATGTCGCTCCTTGGCATCCGGTGCCTGAGATGCGCGCGCTGAAGGTCCCCGTGGGATCGGCGAGCAGCGACATGCTGACACCTCTCCACTCGCCGCTTCCAGTAGAAGTACGAGAGAGTAAGGGATGCCTTCCACTCGCAGTTCAATCGAAGAAGGGCTGGCAGAAGATATGCGGCATAGACGATCTCTGGGAGTTCGATCTGTGGTGGCTGCCGCAGCCGGTAACACGCAGCTATTTCCGTGTAGTCGATGACATCGGGCGGCAGCTCGTGCTTTTCAGGGACGAGCGCGAGGGTTGCTGGTACAGACAGCCGATTTCGGCAGCGTAGAAATTCGTCGCATCATGCCTTCAGCATACGCAGAGCTTCACTGCAAGAGCTTCTACTCGTTCGGACAAGGCGCGTCCCATGTCCATGAGCTGCTTGCGCGCGCCGTCGAGTACGACTACCCGGCGCTCGCTCTGACGGACACCAACCTGTGCGGCGCGCTGGAGTTCGCCCGCCTCGCCAGCAGTCTCGGAATAAAGCCCATAAGCGGGTGCGAACTCACACTGACCGACGAGAGCCGCCTGACGCTGCTCGCCAGAACGCGCCGGGGCTACGGCAACATATCGCGGCTGCTCACGCTAGCGAACGGGCACAACCGCCGAGAGCCGCGACTTGACCCTGCATATCTACCCGAGCACGCAGAGGGAACCGTGCTGCTCACGGGCGGGCGCGACAATCTTCTGTCCAATCTTGTGTTGAGTAGCCAGCCGTTGGAGGCGCGGGAACGGCTGCGTGAGTATGTGAACTGGTTCGGCTTGGAATCGGTGTATGTCGAACTCCAGCAGAATCTCTTGTGTGGAGATACCAAAAGGAACAGGCGGATGTTCAACCTCGCCCGCGACTGCGGCGTGCCCGTGGTCGCGACGAACGATTCGCTCTATCACACTCCAGAGCGATACAGGCTCCAGCACGCGCTTGTCGCAGCGGCGCACAACACGACAATAGACCGTGCGCTCCGTCACATCAGACCCAACGACCAGTCCTGTCTCAGGTCGGTGGAGTGGATGCGGCAGTTGTTCCGCCACTGCCCGGAGGCGCTGGAGAACACCCTGCGAATCGCCGATAGCTGCGACTTCAACCTCGACACCGACCTGGGATACCGCCTGCCCGATGCCGACGTGCCGGACGGCTACACCTCGCAGACCTACCTTGAAAGGCTGTGCTACGAAGCCGCTCTGCGGCGCTATGGCGAGATCTCCCGTAAGGTCCAGACAAGACTGCGCGAAGAATTCAGGCTCATAGAGCTTCACGGCATGGCGGGCTTTCTGCTGCTGTACAGGGAGATTGCGCTGATAGCGCGCCAGATCATGCTCGAACGTGGGCTGGTGAGCCCCGAAGTGCCGCTTGAAGCTAGGCCACCCGGCAGGGGACGCGGCTCGTCCGTTGCGCTACTCGTGGGCTACCTCATCGGCATCAGTCACATCGATCCGCTCGCGTGGGACCTCAGCCTTGACCGATTCATCTCCGAGGAAGCAGGAAATCTGCCGGACATAGACCTCGACTTCCCCAGGGGCATCAGGGATGCGCTGATTGAGCGCGTCCACCGGCGCTTTGGATCTGGGCACGCTGTTCTGGCGGGCGCAATCGGCACATACAGGCTGAAGGGCGTAATACAAGACCTAGGCAAAGCACTGGGTCTGCCGCGTGAGCAGTTAAGGCTACTGTCTAAGCAGGGATTGTCAGGAGATGCCGCCCTTCTCGGCGAGGATATGCGGCAGTTACCCGGCTTCAGGGACATTAGCGAAGCGCCGGGCTGGAGGACGCTTGCTGAACTCGCGCCGCAGCTCATAGGCGCGCCCCGCTCCCTGGGACAGCATGTGGGCGGAATGATACTGAGCAGCTCGCCCATCTCGGAGCTGGTTCCGGTGAGAGCCGGAGCAACGGATGGTCGCTACATCATGGACTGGAACAAGGACAGCGTGCAGGACGCCGGCTTCGCAAAGATAGATATTTTGTCCCTGCCGGTGCTCGACCAGATAGAGGAAGCACTCGACCTCATCGAGCGGCGCACTGGCGAGCGTCCGGACATGAGCAGGATAAGCCCCAGAGACGATGCAGTGTACGACATGATAAACGATGGCGACTCCAAGGGCGTGTTCCTGCTCCAGTCCCCAGCGCAGCTCAAGATAGCGCAGCGCCTGCGCTCGCGCAACCTGCGCGACCTTGCGTACCAGGTGGCGCTCATACGACCGGGCGTGGGCATGCAGGGCAGCGCGGTATCGCAGTTCATCGACCGCTACCGTCACGGCGTACAGTGGGACTACGACCACCCGTTGGAGGAGCGCGCCCTAAAACGCGGCTGCGGCATCATCGTGTGGCAAGAGCAAGTGGTGCAACTTTTGATGGATGTGGGCGGTATGAGCGCGGCGCAGGCGGACGAGGTGCGCCGAGCCTTCGCCAGACCCAACAGCGAACACCTGATAGCGATGCACTGGCAACGGTTCTTGGATGGAGCGCAGGCCAACGGTGTTTCGGAAGCAATAGCGAGGAAGATATTCAACAAGGTTAATGGACATTACATGTTCCCGGAGTCCCATTCACATGCGTTCTGCATAACCGCGTACCAGGCGGCATGGCTCAAGCGATACCATCCGACAGAGTTCTTCACGGCGCTGATGAACAACCAGCCGATGGGCTTCTACCCGATGGAGACGCTGAAGCAGGACGCGCGGCGCTTTGGCGTGCCATTCCTGAATCCATGCGTGAACTCCTCACAGGTGAAGTGCATTCCGAAGGGCGCGTCGGTGCTGCTGGGGCTGAGATTTATCAAGGACGTGGGAGAAAGAGGCGCTGAAGAAGTCGTCAAAGGAAGAGAGCGCGGCGGCGCGTACACCGGCGCGGGCGACCTCGTGCGGCGCACAGGATTGAAGCCACATGCAGTGGATTCGCTGGTCATGGCGGGAGCGTTCGACAGCGTTACTCCCAACCGCAGGCAGGCGCTATGGGAGGCAGGGCTGCACCCACGTCCCAGCCGGAACGGACAGGCTGTGTTGCCCGCCTCGATGGACGCCAGCGTGCCGCGGCTTGCGGACTTCACGGACTCGGAGAAGATGGCCGCTGAGTACGCCGTTATGGGGATATACCCGCGCGGGCACCTGATGCATTTCGTGCGCCCCAGGCTCGCGCCGGGTGTGCTGACCTGCGCCGAGGTGGATAGTCTGGACGACGGCGCCCCCGTGCTGGTAGCCGGGTGGCCCGTGGCTAGGCAGCACCCGAAAGGCAGAGACGGAACGATATTTGTGACCATAGAGGACGAGACAGGGGACGCGCAAGCCATACTGTGGCCCCATATTTACGAGCAGTATAGAAGGGAGCTGGGCAGCCAAGTGGTGCTGATTAAGGGCGAAATCTCGCGCTGGGACGGCACTTCCAACACCATCGTCTCTGAGGTGCGGGCGCTGCGCTCCGGCGTCCGAATGCCGCGCTCCCATGACTGGCGCTAGACTTGCGCTGCTGCACTCATCGTAGATCCCAGGTCATGCTACCATGGATTATGGATGTGTCCTCCGACGAGTCGAACTACTATCGGATGTTTTCAGGCTTATATCTTTTCGCGCAATGACTTTCCTACCACGCTTTTCCATCACGAATACCGTAACCGCCGCCATAACCGACATCGAACGAGCGCGCGGCTTTCTCGAAGCCGCTAGTCTGTCCGATGAATGGGTCTCCTCTATGCGCTCACGAGCATTCCTGTTGGAAGCTCATCACACCACTCACATAGAGGGAACAAGGCTCACGGTGGACGACGCGGCCGCAATCCTGGCGGGTCATTCTGTCCCGGACGCCGATCCTGAAGATACGCGAGAACTGCTCAACTACCGTGATGCGTTTGAATACGTCAGCACATACTTGAGCGACGGTGGTCCCGTCACGGAGCGTCTCATACTGGAGATACACAGACGGCTGGTTGGCGGCGTGCGCGGCGGCTCTGCCGCTCCGGGGAAGTACCGCCTCGTCCAGAACTATATCGTCAACTCCGCTACCGGAGAGACGATCTACACGCCTCCGCCGCCTCAAGCCGTGCCCGAGATGATGAGCGAACTCGTCGGTTGGCTGAATCGACCGACCAACATACATCCTGTGATCGTCAGCGCCATCGCCCAGTTCCAACTTGTCCATATTCACCCGTTTCTCGACGGGAATGGACGCGCGTCGCGACTGCTTTCTACGCTGCTGCTCTACAAGGCGGGGTACGATTTCAAGCGGCTTTTCTCCATAAGCGAATACTATGACCGCGATCGGCTGTCCTTCTACGGAGCGCTTCAGGGAGTCAGACGCTCGAACATGGATATGACGGGCTGGATCGAGTATTTTGCCGTAGGACTCGCCACACAGCTGAGCGAGGTCAAGCGAAGGGGTGAGTCGGCTATTCGGAAGGATATTTTCAGTCGGCTGCATGCTCTTACGGACAGGCAGGCACAGGCTTTGGGCTTCATACTGGAGAATGGTCGAATGACAATATCGGAATTCCAATCCCTGTTCCCCAAGGTATCGCGCCGCACTCTTCAGCGGGATGTCAGGGCGCTAATGGAAATGGGTCTCATCCGTCGTCAAGGCCGGACGACGGGCGCGGCGTATGTCTTGGCGGACTAGCCTTCTTGACTTGCGACAATCTTGCGACATAACTTGCGACAAGAGGCGGCGGAGTATCGCCTCCGCTCAATCATTCGCAGCCAATTAGTTGTAGGAGATTCTACATGTATAGTGCCCATACTGCGTGTAGAGTACGTACACATAAAACTTGCGGAGCATAGGATCCGTATCGCGCTCTGCCTGACCTGGCAGCTGTTCCGGCTCGTGCCAGTAGCTACTTCGCCCCACAATCTGCCTCCATAACCTTTCTCCTTCGCTCACCGTAAGTACATCGCGCCGTCCGTATAGCAATCATCGCTCACCGTGCCATCCGGACAGCGGGGCTCAGGTCCATATCTTTCCCCTTGCGGTCCTCAGAGAAATCTCACAGGTCATACCCGTTGCCCAGTTTTACATCATCGGCGAGGCAAGACACTCGCCATATTTGGAGACAGCCGAGGAGTTCAACAACGTCGTGGGAGCGTTCACCACCAAACGCGCTTGATTCAGTCATGAACATCTGCTGAGGTGTGATTTCCGCCAAACGAACCTCTAGTTCAGCCGCCCCCTAAGCCTGGGGTCGAGATGATCGCGCAAGCCATCTCCGAAGAGATTGAATGCAAGAATCGTAAATGTGATGGTCATGCCCGGATAAAAAACCAACCACCACGGCGGCTTGAATGCATCGCCCAGCACGCCGCCAAGCATATTCCCAAGGCTGGGGTTGGGCGGCGGTATCCCAAGTCCCAGGAAGCTAAGGGCCGCTTCAGCGAAGATAGCTCCGCCCAAGCTTACGCTGGCAATCACCATCAGCGGAGCAATGCACTGCGGCGTTATGTGGACGAACATAATCCGCATCGGCGACGCTCCGAGCGCGCGGGCGGCTTCCACGTATTCCATCTCCCTCACCGACAGCGTAACCGAGCGAATCACTCGCGTCGTCCCTGCAACGCCCGTAATGGCGATAGCGGCGATGACCGTGTAAAGACCGGACCCGACGCCGACTAGCAGCAGCATCGCCAGT
This genomic stretch from Chloroflexota bacterium harbors:
- a CDS encoding DNA polymerase III subunit alpha gives rise to the protein MLVQTADFGSVEIRRIMPSAYAELHCKSFYSFGQGASHVHELLARAVEYDYPALALTDTNLCGALEFARLASSLGIKPISGCELTLTDESRLTLLARTRRGYGNISRLLTLANGHNRREPRLDPAYLPEHAEGTVLLTGGRDNLLSNLVLSSQPLEARERLREYVNWFGLESVYVELQQNLLCGDTKRNRRMFNLARDCGVPVVATNDSLYHTPERYRLQHALVAAAHNTTIDRALRHIRPNDQSCLRSVEWMRQLFRHCPEALENTLRIADSCDFNLDTDLGYRLPDADVPDGYTSQTYLERLCYEAALRRYGEISRKVQTRLREEFRLIELHGMAGFLLLYREIALIARQIMLERGLVSPEVPLEARPPGRGRGSSVALLVGYLIGISHIDPLAWDLSLDRFISEEAGNLPDIDLDFPRGIRDALIERVHRRFGSGHAVLAGAIGTYRLKGVIQDLGKALGLPREQLRLLSKQGLSGDAALLGEDMRQLPGFRDISEAPGWRTLAELAPQLIGAPRSLGQHVGGMILSSSPISELVPVRAGATDGRYIMDWNKDSVQDAGFAKIDILSLPVLDQIEEALDLIERRTGERPDMSRISPRDDAVYDMINDGDSKGVFLLQSPAQLKIAQRLRSRNLRDLAYQVALIRPGVGMQGSAVSQFIDRYRHGVQWDYDHPLEERALKRGCGIIVWQEQVVQLLMDVGGMSAAQADEVRRAFARPNSEHLIAMHWQRFLDGAQANGVSEAIARKIFNKVNGHYMFPESHSHAFCITAYQAAWLKRYHPTEFFTALMNNQPMGFYPMETLKQDARRFGVPFLNPCVNSSQVKCIPKGASVLLGLRFIKDVGERGAEEVVKGRERGGAYTGAGDLVRRTGLKPHAVDSLVMAGAFDSVTPNRRQALWEAGLHPRPSRNGQAVLPASMDASVPRLADFTDSEKMAAEYAVMGIYPRGHLMHFVRPRLAPGVLTCAEVDSLDDGAPVLVAGWPVARQHPKGRDGTIFVTIEDETGDAQAILWPHIYEQYRRELGSQVVLIKGEISRWDGTSNTIVSEVRALRSGVRMPRSHDWR
- a CDS encoding Fic family protein; the encoded protein is MTFLPRFSITNTVTAAITDIERARGFLEAASLSDEWVSSMRSRAFLLEAHHTTHIEGTRLTVDDAAAILAGHSVPDADPEDTRELLNYRDAFEYVSTYLSDGGPVTERLILEIHRRLVGGVRGGSAAPGKYRLVQNYIVNSATGETIYTPPPPQAVPEMMSELVGWLNRPTNIHPVIVSAIAQFQLVHIHPFLDGNGRASRLLSTLLLYKAGYDFKRLFSISEYYDRDRLSFYGALQGVRRSNMDMTGWIEYFAVGLATQLSEVKRRGESAIRKDIFSRLHALTDRQAQALGFILENGRMTISEFQSLFPKVSRRTLQRDVRALMEMGLIRRQGRTTGAAYVLAD
- a CDS encoding ABC transporter permease, whose amino-acid sequence is MREIGSMPGQQPEGDFARGRFDSSLGMIARFFRTSPIGAVAAGFLVFLVLVAVFANVVAPNDPLETFPSFFRKGPSLERPMGNDHLGRDVLSRVIVGARTSLYVALLAVTISKVIGFSWGVLTGYTGGKFDLISQRFLDILMSFPGIILAMLLLVGVGSGLYTVIAAIAITGVAGTTRVIRSVTLSVREMEYVEAARALGASPMRIMFVHITPQCIAPLMVIASVSLGGAIFAEAALSFLGLGIPPPNPSLGNMLGGVLGDAFKPPWWLVFYPGMTITFTILAFNLFGDGLRDHLDPRLRGRLN
- a CDS encoding type I restriction endonuclease subunit R, whose translation is MTTITEAHVEQAALDWLSEIGWNTARGADIGPDAAVPLRDRFSDVVLDTHLRDGLSRLNPELPADALDDAFRRLTRPQGSTAEARNRAFHRMLVDGVGVEYRDDSGWLRGMQAQVIDFDNPLSNRFFAVNQFTVIEHQNRRRLDIALFVNGLPLGIIELKNPADEDATVWTAFNQLQTYKSELPTLLGFNELLIASDGLQACMVTLTAGREWFKPWRTISGEGLEDTGRPELQVMLHGVCAPDNLLALIRDFIVFEDDGAPVKKMAGYHQFHAVRVAVQETLRATERQRLVAEERERYMTQRRQGGAVGDKRIGVIWHTQGSGKSLTMAFYAGAIVREPTMENPTIVVLTDRNDLDDQLFGTFSRCSELLRQPPTQAASRADLRRKLSVASGGVVFTTIQKFFPEGRGDTHPTLSDRRNIVVIADEAHRSQYDFIDGFARHMRDALPNASFVGFTGTPIELENANTRAVFGECISIYDIRQSVDDGATVPIYYESRLAKLSLDDDERPTIDEDFEEATEGEEIERKERLKTKWAQMEALVGSEKRLELIAQDIIEHFEQRLEALDGKAMVVCMSRRICVELYRELTRLRPGWHHDDDDKGSIKVVMTGAASDPPNWQPHIRNKRRREALGKRFRDADDPLRIALVRDMWLTGFDAPSLHTMYLDKPMSGHNLMQAIARVNRVFKDKPGGLVVDYLGVANELKRAIDEYTDSEGQGRPTLNQSDAVAVMLEKYEICCDMFHGFNRSNWMLGTQERMLLIPAAQEHILAQRNGKARFVAAVRNLSSAFALAVPHEEALAIRDDLAFFQSVRSALMKRVAGESRSDEELDNAVRQIVSRAVSSDEVIDIFAAAGLNNPDISVLSDEFLAEVRDMPHRNLAVELLQKLIKGELSIRQRKNVVQARSFAEMLEETLRRYENRAIEAAQVIEELIQMAQEIRAASERGEKLGLTDDELAFYDALETNDSAVQVLGDETLREIARELVETVRRNVTIDWTLREDARARLRVLVRRLLRRYGYPPDKQKKATETVLEQAELVSEEWVSSPEWRQVK